The Candidatus Schekmanbacteria bacterium RIFCSPLOWO2_02_FULL_38_14 genomic sequence ATTTCTTGGTGAGTTTATAGATGAAAGTTTCTGCAAAAGATAAAGGGTTTAAAAGGTTTTCTGTCCTGATTTTAATTATTCTTTCATTGCAGATTTTATCTTCTCTGGGGATAATTTCTAAAATGAGTTTTCCTTCACCTCTGTCTGTTTGCGCTGGGATAGGAGAACTTATTTTAACAGGAATGCCGCCGGGGTATCGTCTTTTAACCCACATTGAAGAAAGTCTTGTAAGAGTTTTTCTTGGTTTTATACTCGCTTTAATGACTGGGTTTTTACTCGGTATAATCATGGGATGGTCAAAAAGAGTCAGTTTTTATTTCAATCCTGTTTTAGAACTGCTGAGACCAGTTCCTCCGCTTGCATGGCTGCCGCTTTCTGTGCTCTGGTTTGGGATTGGAATAATGTCCAAGTCTTTTTTAATTTTTCTCGGGGCATTTTTCCCAATACTTGTAAACACGATATTGGGTGTTAATTCAATTGAGAAATCTTTGATTGACGGGTGTTATTCCCTCGGGGCAAGCAGGAGAGATATTATTTTCAAGGTGGTAATTCCGGGTTCAATGCCATCTGTTTTAACAGGAATCAGAATTGGAATGGGAATAGGATGGATGACGCTGGTTGCTGCAGAGCT encodes the following:
- a CDS encoding ABC transporter permease, yielding MKVSAKDKGFKRFSVLILIILSLQILSSLGIISKMSFPSPLSVCAGIGELILTGMPPGYRLLTHIEESLVRVFLGFILALMTGFLLGIIMGWSKRVSFYFNPVLELLRPVPPLAWLPLSVLWFGIGIMSKSFLIFLGAFFPILVNTILGVNSIEKSLIDGCYSLGASRRDIIFKVVIPGSMPSVLTGIRIGMGIGWMTLVAAELTGVKSGYGLGYMIMTARDLQRIDLVVAGMVTIGIVGYLLDAGVRLVEERVLKWRM